A segment of the bacterium genome:
AATTTCTTTAAATCCGGCAGACATAATAATTATGCCTTTAATATTGGCATCACCACATGCTCTCACCCAAGATGGCACTTGTTCGGCAGCAGTGCAAATCACTGCAAGGTCGGGTTTTCTTGGAAGACTCTCAAGATTTGGAAAACATGATATTCCCATGACTGCTTCACTGGTTTCGTTAATTGGATAAACAACCCCTCTGAAACCACTACCCACAAGGTTTGATAAAACTTTTCCACTTACGCTGTTAGGATTAATTGAAACTCCAATTAAAGCAATTCTATTTGGTTTAAAAATACAATCCAGATTGTGACCACTCATTTAAACACCTCATTAATATTTTCACCTCAAATCAGAAGTCATAACGGCTTACGCTATGAATATTTGATAATTTCATAGTACTCATCTTTTAAATTACGATAAACCTGAAACAAGATGCAATCATTAAATTTACTACTTCCAAGGTTGGGCTAGTTCAAAACATTTTGCAGCTCTCGTGAAATAATTTATTTTCTTTGAATATTCCAAAGATTCATCGGCTATATCCAAATATTTTTCAGCGGCCTCCAAATACTTAAACTCACATTCAAATTTCTCGGCAACTTGAATCATATACACTGGATGCTTTTTAATGGTTCGTGAAAATCACCGGTAAAAATAACCGCCAGCCGAACGGAACACCGGAAGAAAATTAACCTAAAAGAAAGAACCACACCCAATTGAAATGAGTATCCTCAACGCCCGTAACATGCGTTGGCCAAACTGAAAAGTGAAAATTGAAGGTAGCGTTTTCATCCAGTGCATTTTTTTGTTAGCAGACTATTGGGAAAACTTGATTATTAAATTTTAAAGAGCAATCGAATTTATAGTGAACCATTAATATATTTATGTAATATATTTGATATAAGAGATTGATATGGGACACCTTCTTGATATGATTTTTCTTTTAGACTTAAATAATCTCTTTCAGTTATCCTAATATTTATTCGTTTATTTTTTATTGATGTATTTTTTGCATACTGTGCATGCAGTTTTTTTTCTTCTTCAATATTATCAATATATTGCCATTCGTCATTTTCATATGATTCGACCAATTCTTTTTCTTCGGTATCTAAGTAATCAAAATTATTCATAGTTATTTCCTCAAATATTTTTTTGTAGCTTTTCTGTTTAGTACAATAGAAAAAGGGAATCTTCTGATTACACATCTACGGAAATTCTAATAACATAACTTGTACATTTCAGGAAAGGTAAGTATACTTTTTATCGCTATCTCGATACAATCTAAGAATTCAAAGCCAAGTCCTCTCCTCTGCTTTTCGTACCATTCGAATACAAACGCTACGTCATGCTTAGCCCTCTGTGTATAACGAAGCCTCACTTATGTTTTCCCCTTAGTTCTTCATGAACTTCTCTCCATTCATGAAGTGTTAACTTCCCGCTTTTATATTCTTTATATCTTTTGTCCAGCTCAACTTTTTGCCATTCAGGCAAAGGTAATTCTGAATTGCTGCGAGCTATTGAATCCCAAATATCTTCAACAAGTATCAGCCTTTCAGACAAATCCAATTTGTCTATCTCTTTGATAAATTGATTTGGTTTCATATCAGCACCCCATAAAAACAGTTCAGGTTTTTATCAATATAACAAAATTCAAACACAAGTTCAACCAAAATGAGCAGCCACCAGTACGCCCTTCTGGTTCTTATCTTAAATAAACCGGAATTTACTTGATA
Coding sequences within it:
- a CDS encoding addiction module protein, which produces MKPNQFIKEIDKLDLSERLILVEDIWDSIARSNSELPLPEWQKVELDKRYKEYKSGKLTLHEWREVHEELRGKHK
- a CDS encoding antitoxin, coding for MNNFDYLDTEEKELVESYENDEWQYIDNIEEEKKLHAQYAKNTSIKNKRINIRITERDYLSLKEKSYQEGVPYQSLISNILHKYINGSL